The window catcgctgaaagtggaagtgaagagcttggtgaacctatccagcctgcataaagcatcgacagacatagccgctccatcaccggtctgagctaccatacccgATTAAACAGCtagagtctgaatctgaggagctacctgctccggagtgcgagtagccaGAGTCTGGGCCcttcctccagcctgagagacggttggtgctacaagaagcaaaCTCGCTCGGGTGatactctccatgaggcccactaatcggacaagagcatcctgaaggactggggtagcaataaacccctctgggatcTGAGTTGGGCCCACCTGAGTTGCTGCGatcggaacctcatcatcaaagtcaacctaagGCTCCACTATTGGGGCTTctactcggggctgagctctacccctacctcggcctctggcacggcctcgccctcgccctctgccccttatgggagctactgctgggggctcgggctgttgagcggtagatgaggaagcgcgtgttctcgccatctgcgaaagaacaaagtagaaattcaattagcattgagaaacgaaattgcacgataggaaagaataaatgtgaagtttttcctaactctgtagcctctaggggataaatacagacgtcttcgtaccgatccctcatactctactgagcttgtacgtgaattgtgagacctatgtaacccagatgctctgataccaacctgtcacgactcagaattcccaccctcgggagtcgtgatggcacctactcatAGAATCTAAGCAAGCCACGAACTTAGAAATCTCTAATTCTTCTATGTTAATCCTTTTTACAACTCATTTTAACAAGTGATAAACACCTACATGATagcggaatatgagatttaagtggaagtcttaaataaatataaaaccagaATGTTTCGTAAGTCAATACATGCCTCTAcctagaaactggtgtcacaatatccacgGACTATTAGGAGTACTGCATACAACAGTCTGATGGAAAAATAACACTGTTTGTCTCGGGTACATGGgataacagaacataataaaagatagaggagacgccgggcctgcggacgcctacaaggctacctcggtgtctcggtggactgaacgCTGGCTCCCCTACTGCTGCTGATCAAGTGCCGctctggtatctgcacagagtgcagagtgtagtatcagcacaaccgaccccatgtgctggtaagtgtctggcctaaccccggcgaggtagtgacgaggctaggaccagactccagataaacctgtgcagttatataatatacagcagaAATATAAACAGGTAATAACAGTTTTAAAGGGATGGGAAACATGCTTTggggaaacatatcaattctatcagaaacttaataaagtatgaaagaacacTCGATGTCTACAATCAATACAATGACAAtactgttgcggtgcgcaacccgatcctttatcatttaacattgttgtagcgtgcaacccgatccacatatataactgttgcggattgcaacccgatccaatataatatctattgcggcgtgcaacccgatccaatataatatctgttgtggcgtgcaacccgatctaatataatatctgttgcggcgtgcaacctgatccacatatataactgttgcggcgtgcaacccgatccaatatgaTATCTAATAATGTTACGGCGcgcaacccgttccaaatatacaGTCAGCAATAATCATAGTTACCCATCTCGGCAAGGGATTATTCACTCTTCAAGGGTTGTCGTTTCATTGTTGATGTTTTGGAAAGAAATTTTGGATTTACAAGCACCTTTGAACATGTCAACAGAGAAAATAAacatgacaatcaaaacaaatgccAACAGATAATGGATATAGATATGGTTGAAACCAATAACTGAAGAGGTGCTTCAAACATTTGATTCTATTCAAGTGGAAGGACAAAGTATTATAGAGATTGACAACGAACAAGCTTTGGGTATTCAAGTCTTAGAGAGTGCACCGGTAATAGAAGAAGTTGCTAAAAAACCTCTACTCAACTAACTAGACGAAGCTCAAATTCGAAACAAAAAGAATCTCCAACTACGATATTAAGAGAAAATGCTTCGTCGAATAAAATAAAAGTGGgatcaatatttgacaaaaagaaaaatataattaattatttttcgaaTATAGCAATTAAAGGACATTTTGAATTCACCATTGTTGGATCAAGCTCAACAAGATATTCGTTGAAATGCAATGATGATAGGTGTGGGTGGTGTGTGCGTGGTTTCAGAGTTAAAGATTCAACACTGTTCAAGATAGTAAAGAttgagaaaaatcatgactgcTCAGTTAACGCTATGAAAGCTGATCAAAGGCATACAACTTCAAAGTTGATTAGTGGTTACATTATTGacaatcttcaagacccaaggtTTGAAGTTACACCAGCTTTTGTCATggcaaaaatgtaaaaattgcaTGGACTAGACATTGGGTATCACAAGGCGTAGCATACTATTCAACGTGCTTCAGCTTTAATAAGAGGAACTCCTGAAGAGAATTATGAATTATTGTCTTCATACTTGTATATGATGAAAAGTAAAAATGCGGGAACATATACTAACATAAAGATAGACGACAACAACAGGTAAACAATCAAAAAAGAGATTATCAgtctattttataaaatttaggaCATGCTGTCCTTAACTAGTTTTTGATGTGTGCAGtcaaaaagttaaggacacttggtccttaactttgaactctaagttaaggactgtctgtccttaacttttgaacttgtaactctaagttcagaactctatgtccttaacttttgagcttgtaactctaagttaaggacggCATGTCCTTAAATTTtaaacttgtaactctaagttaaggactgcatgtccttaatttttaaacttgtaactctaagttaaggaccaatgTACTTAACTTTTGACCTTGGAAGTCTAActtcaggactacctgtcctaAATTTTTGGGCTTGTAACTTGAAGTTCAGGActaattgtccttaacttttgtctttgttagtctaagttaaggactacatgtccttaaatTCTGTTAACCTTCTATTATACTGTATTTTcaggtttctttatatgttttacGCATATGGATCATCAATAACTGGTTAGAATCATTGTAGACCAGTGATTGCTGTTGATGCAACTTTTTTTAAGTCAAAATTTCGTGGTATTTTAATGATTTCATTTTCAAAGGATGCAAATAACTAAATTTTCCCACTAgcctttggaattgcagaatctgaaaataacaattcctatgagtggtactttagtgagcttcgcaatgcaattgggagccgtgaaaatttaatttttttatcagacATGCATCAGGCTATTGCATATGACATTGCAAAGGTATACCCTGAAAGCCATCACGGGATTTGTATCTACCATTTGGAGCAGAACCTAAAGCGAAGGAAAGTGAAAAGTGAGGTCATAAAACTTTTCCAAAATGTTGCAAGAGTATACGGGCACAAAGAATTTGATCTATACATGTCAGATATAGCGTAAGTAGATAAGAAGACTTATGACTACTTGATGGAAGAACCACCGGAAAGGCGGGCACGTTCTTGTAGTCCACGACGAAGAtatgacatgctcacaacaaacATAGTTGAGTCAATGAATTCTGTGCTATTAGAAGCAAGGGAGCTGCCTATATTAAGAATGATGGATTTCATCCAGGTGAAGCTGCAACGTTGgttttatgaaagaagaaatgaagcagaAGTAACTTTTTATGACGTTTCTTGTTGGGTagaaaaggaattgaagaaaaagatagaTTTAGCATTTACTTCTAATGTAAGTATTATGTTCTTTGTTTGCTTATTATTTTAATGATAATTTAACATAATGtattaacttataatttttcaacaTTGAAGGTCTTCCCTGTTGATTCATGGCGCTCTAGAGTTGAGGAAGAAGGAATTACTTTCTTGGTGGacttaaacaaaagaacatgtgattattttcagtttcaatttGATGAATTACCATGCATACATGCAATTGCAGCTATTGAGAAGAGAAACATCAAGAAGTCCAACTTTTGCTCGCACTGGTACTTAAAGGAATCTTGGCTGAAAACATATGAAAGACAAATACATCTGTAGGACATACTAATTCTTAGATTGTACCAGAGAGTGTTAAATCACAAATTATTAAACCTCCAAATTTCGAAGTGTCACCAGGTAGAAGGCAGAAGAAAAGGCATATTCCAGCTACCgagtcatcaaaaataacattcaaatgTGATCGTTGCAGAAGAATTGGTCATAATAGAACAACTTGTATATATTCTCCAGCAGTCCATCCATTTTCAAGGAAGCATAGAGAATAGTAGATATATACAATTATGTTTATCTACTCTTTTACGtttttgctataaattggattaATTTAGATTATTTTTATTTGAGTAGATATCCTGAATATTCAAAGTTTATTTGCGCTTacattctttttgtttcttttgagttccaagttcaaaagttaaggacaagcaatccttaacttagagttccaagttcaaaagttaaggacacttggtctttaacttagagttccaagttcaaaagttaaggacacttggtccttaactttgaattccaagttcaaaagttaaggacacttggtcctgaacttcaagttccaagtttaaaagttaaggacacttggtcttgaacttcaaatttcaagttcaaaagttaaggacatctgGTCATGGACTTCAagttttaagttcaaaagttaaggacatctgGTCCTGAACTTCgatttccaagttcaaaagttaaggacacttggtccttaactaaTACTTGCAAGCTCAATACACTTAATTTAGGGATTGCAAATGGACAAATCAATACTTGacagaaacaaagaaattaataACATGATGCCTTCATACTACTTCCGAAACTGTAATTTGGCATAGTTGTGACCAAAAattatgatatgcaaataaaataaaagtgccTTGTTTACAGCAATTTTATacaaaatatcaacaacaactaACTTTCTTTACAACTAAACTACAGCGCCTTTGGGCAGCAAGTTTTATTTTCGCTATCATAGTCGTTGCCAACCTTTTCTAGTGGTGTATCATAATCAGAATTTCTTTTCCACTCTCCGTGTGCCCAAAGATTTGTTGCAAGTTCTTTTCTAAAGTTTGTTATGTCTTCAGGTTGGAATTTCTCCACATCATTTCCAATCATCAACAACTCCACATACTTGATTAGGAATGCACCACAATCAGTCCTAAGAAAAATGTAAGATACGGAGTCAATTAAATAAtatctttaataaaataaatctaaagtacatataaattatatagCAAATGACAACACGTACGATCCAGTTTGGTGTAGTGACCTTTGCCACTGAATATCAAATTTGTTGAATGCATTTCCAAAAGacttgtgatttttctcaaactgtGAGAACTTTAGCAAGTGGGGGATCATGCGTGCATATATTTCAATGTGATTCATTCCTACCTCATATGGATCACTAGATATGGAATCGTACACATCATTCTTTTTCTCATTCAAGTCCAATACCCCCACAAAAAAATGTGTCACAACATCATCATCTTCTGAAGGAAGCCGACATAGAAAAAAGATTTTGTCAACCTCAGTCCAAACAATTCCATATCTACAACTGTCACCCCATACATATGGTGTTAGAAATAATTGATTATCACCACACCAAAACTCAGCTATAACATCTTCATTGAAATCCTTATATACAAGAACCATATAATTATCAAAAAGTATATCTGTAGTTGTGCAATGAAAAGAATGGGCGCGAGGGTGGTAGCATTCCTTCTTTCTCAAATAATGCAGGGCAATGTCAATATgtttcataaaaagcaaaaaaaataaaacaaatccatcagtcataaataattaaaaaataataaattaagaataaagaaaataaatgtcTTGCGAATTATCAAACCTTATCATCAAGTACAAATCTACTATCTGAAAGCTTAAGGAGGAacattttgctactgattttttgaTGGTACAATTTATATGGATTCTTTCTCACACCATTATTGTGAGCATATATGTCAGTTTCTcccctgaaaattttgaaaatatcaaagTTAGAAGTTAGTCCTCATTTCCTAAttaaggacatttggtcctgACCTTAAGCTActaaattcaaaagttaaggacaataggtcctaaaCTTCGAGttctaagttcaaaagttaagggcaAAAGGTCCTgaactttgaattccaagttcaaaagttaaggtcacttggtcctgaacttatatttacaagttcgaaagttaaggacacttagtacTGAACTTAcatttacaagttcaaaagttaaggacacttggtcatGAACTTAGACCTGCaatctcaaaagttaaggacacttaacTTTAGGAATTTAAAATATACAAGTTCAGGACACGAATTTAAGCAATTAACAAATAATGAAATACATTTAGAGGCTTAAGTTTTTTGCGacctttccttttctccttgcccAACCACCCAATGAATGTCTTCAATAAGTTTGCATCATCTTTGCCATAATGAAAAATACATGTACGAGCATATTTTGATTTTATCCAGCCCGTATTCTTGGGAGTATTTTCATTGTGCGCCATcgatgttcctatttttctttgctgttcaaaaggagatttcaATTGCCAACTAAGCTTCTTATTCCTTTTACCTCAACCAAGAtcttcttcaacatttccttTAACCTCCATAGACAAACACTCATCATTGCTCATCTGTGTAATTGGAGGAGTAGGAGTAAAGATAGAAAATTATGGACCATCAAAACCAATACTATCtcttgtaacgactcgaccgatcgttttgagatctagcacaTCGTTTAGTGGTTTGGGGccctgagtagcttcacttcaggtattatgacttatatgcatggtcggaattgaattctgggaagttcagagttgatttagagagagaattctcatttcggaagctttaaattgaaagaattaactaagattagatttttgagtaaacgacctcgaaattagGATTCAAAGGTTCTAAcagtttcgtatgatgattttggacttgggcgtatgtctggatcggattttggaagatccgggaatgtttcggcacctattgtggaagttggcattttgaaagaatttcataagtttgggttgaagtacatattagtgttatcgatatccgtttgggattcctagtatgggaatagctctgtatggtgattctggtgttgggagcacgatcaaaagtgaattcggaggtccatgggtcattttggagtaatttggctaaatatagaaatttgaaggttttgaggagtttgaccggaagtggactttttgatatcggggtcggatttcgattccggaagttggagtaggtctgtaatgtcgaatatgacttgtgtgcaaaatttgaggtcaatcgaacatgatttgattggttttggcatcgaatatagaagtttgaaattctaaagttcattaagcttggattggagtgcgattcatagttttagcattgtttgatgtgatttgaggccttgagcaggcccgtgttatgttatgggactggttggtatgtttggatggggtcccgggggcctcaggtgtgtttcggggtggtttcggattaTTTTGGGCTGTTTTGAtatagctgatgctggtgtctggtgttgtttTTCACGTCCGCGAgggtcctctcgcgttcgcgaaaaaggatttggcttctggattttgttcttcgcgttcgcgaagaagaagaatttttgttgCGCAAGTCTTACTTCGACGGCTCATATCTCACCATCTACAAGTAATTTGAAGATGATACAAAAAGGAAAGTTGTATTCCTTtctgtctagttttcaaaaaggtATACCATTTAGCATTTCAATTTGTGTACGAAAAGTTATGGCtggtacactacaggctgtccgggaagataaagaagaaatttatgttgcacagggctaactttggcagcttatatctcaaaaaATATAAGGAATTGGGAAATTTACAAAAGATGAAAGTTTTAGATATTGGTCTTTAGTTTTCAAACCATTAAACCAATTGTtatttggaattttgtacaaaaagttatggctaTTATACTAGATGCTATCTGAGAGGAGTTTGAAAAatggtttttgggaattttcttcttcgcgaacacgacggGGGTCTCGCGAACTCGAAGAAGAGTcatctgggcagtgtataagtgtaAAGAAATGTGTTTGgatcatttcatctcatttcctccatgggagacgatttaggagcgattttggagctccattttcATCATCCATGTTAAGGTaggtgattcccacctattgcaagttaatcacttggattatatctagattttaacatggaaaatcatgtaaattagtagaaattttgggattttgaagaaaacctagaaaatttatattcttagattttgaccacgattttgaacatgaaattgagagccaattatatatttgagttcgtgaggtgggggtaaactttatcttcgaaaatttttggaatctgggcacgtggtcCTGAGGGCacttttgtcaacttttcgatcggggttagaaaattttataaattggattataagtCGGGGTAGTCTAAGGCCCAAAAGCATactttacttgtaatatttgcaaccttgttgtcaatttaaaaatGCTTAAACACATATTGAatgtataaataaatttttaaaagactagacatcatttcttgacttttaaaagagaaaccTGCCTTTTCCTGAATAATTGCTCCCTGATGAATTCCTTGTTGACTGCTTGAATGTGTTTATTTATTtgggaacgggccgaacgccttggcagattaaatagatgcatctatgattcgcgccattcgaccctctgacagtgcacaatttaactATTGTTGGATCGAGCCAtacgtcctcggcatgatttgcgcatgcttgtaatgTTTGCCTTAGAAATTATAAATGTTGATAATTTTTTCTCCCTGACCTgagataaatatataaataatgaaaaggaatttggaaatttcctataaaagaaagaattgttcacttgcttcattctattgagttacaatcatgtttataaaaatctTTGATTTATTATATTACTGGTgtatcattattggaccactagtaagtgtcgaagtcgacctctcgtatctacttcttcgagattaggcgggatacttactgagtacacgctATTTTGTACttatgctacacttgctgtgcatttttgttgaaCAGGCACTTGTACCTCTAGCGGCCTAATGAGCGCAATAGCATGgatgatacagagacttaggtgagctataTCTCTCGAGGTGACCCGCAACCGACATAGTCTCTTTCACTGTATTGTATTTTCTCTACTGTCCCATTTGTACTCCGGACGGTTATTGTACTATATtgtttcctagaaattgctcatgcacttgtgacaccgggttctaggaTGTCTATgggattattcaatattttaaaattgttaaagGTATCATTACTTATTCAGTGGGATATATTATTTATtgtctaaattaaaaaaaaagtgattTCAGAAATAACTAAAACGAGAAATTACTAGTTAaatagtgttggcttgcctgacagtgatgtccggtgccatcacaacccttagtggattttgagaagtgacaacatggtatcagagcactaggttctcttaggtctcacgagtcatgagcgagtctagtataGTCTTATgaatcagtacagagacgtctatacttatcttcgagaggctacgaggctgttaggagcacttcccttctttaTTCATCATCctgcggtttgattcctttgaggcttatgcctttagtTATTTCCTACTCAATATATATGATGCGAAGCGCttattataaatcgagaattgaggaattttaatggtactacaaatGTGGTGCATGATGCTTCCTCCTGCGAGTTTGAATGGGCAGCGAATGATGAGGAAGGGCACATGGGAAATGTCTTGTGGTGATTAAACTCCTAGACTGGCCAAGTGTGGGAAACAAGATTCGAGTAGTTGCTTAGAGGAGTGAGTTTAACTaaagtgggagagtggtagaATAACATATGGATTCAGTGGTAGGGTAACTACACACCTTGAGGAAGAGacagagtgatttgggaattttaatgGATGGTTATTAGGTCCACgggcttaatttgaaatattggatATTATACGGCGGGAGATTGGATGCAATAGAAAGGGGGGTTGCTTGATACGAAGAAGGATGCaatataactttgaattggatGATATTGTCGCACATTTGGTTAATGTCCATAAGAAGTGAACGAACTAGTACagttggtgaatgagcacgggctcagggtGGGTTATTGaggtcgtagtgattgtaccccatgCAGCAACGCTGGAAGATGtcagcatgtaatttccacaggtgggttatctcctgtgagcagatcagcggtcgcatggttggcgaagcttctgcgagacattcagagtgttcatgaaatgctaacggaattatttcgaggaatttggaggttgattgcgcaaggttattGCAATgagagataaagaatcttggtgggccctgtcacacctcctttttgcgcgcccgccccgaagggttaaatgcgcgagggagtttttccaatttaagtgacaatattcgaaatgggattatttatttaattcagagtcgccacttgggaaaagtttggcttttggtgtcccaagtcaccggttcatcttgaatcccaaatcgaggaaattttcgacttttccaaatgaagtctgcgaaccagaaattctaagtaaggaattctgttgacccgagggaaggtgttaggcaccctcgaatcccgtggttctagcacggtcgcttaaattgttatgatggctaaatatctgattaaatacatgttgtgacttatgtgcttttattaagtttaaaaccgcttttattattatcatttatttttatagaattgcaacgtcatgaaaatgcacctcgaaccacgtcacaatcaatgcacccgtgatcgtcaacacattttgactccgttgagatttggatttgggtcacatcaatgtgcacccgtgtttaagaaggttaaattattaaaggtgcgcctaaagcaactagcgtattattattttgggaaggccgtaaaattcgctaaacggcctgtcccgaattctaagtatatatacatttagagggccccgcagcttgtgtatttttgtttgtcgaggctcgtctcatttttatttaaaaggataaacctacagtgactatatttctattaagttcatctctaaaataaagaaaatctctcaattaattacatgctaaaacgtaacttattagttattagtttacggctaatgcgaatggaaaatcgCGACCGAGTTTCTACAAAGAAAAACtgttttcattttttatattctgttattcaataatactagaacatgggattgaccataatatcgaaacagattaattattctccgattaatttaaactaacattattagatgaagaaagtatacatatgcaacctcattattcattaatcattcaactacatctttatacgaagaaagaaaaattaatattcaaacacaaatccaacaggaggaattcaacaggaacaaagcctgattaatatttcattttttgcttcaagccgagattgtacaaatgtgtacctggaaacagcagtacaagaacaaaagaaggagaagtcagcagcaataataccacagcaacagcagattcagcaacagcgcaaaaccagcaacaaccagtaaaataacccagtaacagattgaaaacccaGCAATGCCAgagtacaatcgcagtcaaagcagaaaagagaaaagatacaagatgcagtagtttctgatttttgaataacactcgaaaaAAGCAAACGAAAATTATTCGAGtgaagttcaagttgtctttttcttttactctctaacaTTCTTGAAATTTTTcagaatgtattactctcaaaaatattctcccaataaTAATCTCTAAGTCCTCTCAATAATGTTCAAGTTTTTcaatgtcaagaatgactctatatatagcaagacaagtcttcaattcccaaccccaaattattctcccaatggcatgctttgtcccacttattaatgtttactttattttaaaccttgtcccacatgcctacattaaataaataccacattcccaaGCCATTACAATATgccccccatgcctac is drawn from Nicotiana tabacum cultivar K326 chromosome 9, ASM71507v2, whole genome shotgun sequence and contains these coding sequences:
- the LOC107824575 gene encoding uncharacterized protein LOC107824575; the protein is MEEPPERRARSCSPRRRYDMLTTNIVESMNSVLLEARELPILRMMDFIQVKLQRWFYERRNEAEVTFYDVSCWVEKELKKKIDLAFTSNVFPVDSWRSRVEEEGITFLVDLNKRTCDYFQFQFDELPCIHAIAAIEKRNIKKSNFCSHWYLKESWLKTYERQIHL